A genomic stretch from Chitinophaga lutea includes:
- a CDS encoding Crp/Fnr family transcriptional regulator — translation MLRTNPSFLSFIEDIYQQNQHVGDVVLKSFSRGRFLLEQGSRPTKVFIIKEGIAKVFFSEENGKDFIFEFLSAGEIVGELEAIRDTDCLCNIGAVSDVLAYALDSRYFRALMNRDIAFNRLLLNELAERLANTSTRSSFQQLYTIGHGLKKILELQKKQQITLSKEDMAAYMGVTLRSLNRALKELEQAKE, via the coding sequence ATGTTACGAACCAATCCTTCCTTTTTGTCGTTCATCGAAGATATCTACCAGCAAAACCAGCATGTTGGAGATGTGGTGCTGAAGTCTTTTTCCAGGGGCAGGTTTTTGCTGGAGCAGGGGAGCCGTCCAACCAAGGTGTTCATCATCAAAGAAGGCATCGCCAAAGTGTTTTTCAGCGAGGAAAACGGAAAGGATTTCATTTTTGAGTTCCTGAGCGCCGGTGAGATCGTGGGGGAGCTGGAAGCTATCCGGGATACCGATTGCCTTTGTAATATCGGGGCGGTGTCCGATGTGCTGGCGTACGCGCTGGATAGCCGGTATTTCAGGGCATTGATGAACAGGGATATTGCATTTAACCGCCTTTTACTGAACGAACTGGCGGAGCGGCTGGCCAATACGAGTACCCGGTCTTCTTTCCAGCAGTTGTATACGATAGGGCACGGGCTGAAAAAAATCCTGGAACTGCAAAAGAAACAACAGATCACTTTGTCAAAGGAAGATATGGCCGCATATATGGGCGTTACGCTGCGGAGCCTCAACCGGGCGTTGAAGGAGTTGGAGCAGGCTAAGGAGTAA
- a CDS encoding SusD/RagB family nutrient-binding outer membrane lipoprotein → MKYVQHISKICLFAGVLVFASCKKNFETINTPPVEATNASTPEMFNAVISSLPLDAGEQSVLHAWIYPVTQQAIITSGSYPYENAINGLWANYYGALANFRMIEDRISKEANPASMNNVYAMLKTVMAYKTIKMTNYFGSMPYKEAGYAAIKKAAGYKVPYDKQQDIYAAVLTDLKWAVDNLSTAAGQYTVGNYETLLKNNIPLWIKFANSLRLQVAITMYDKNTTLAATHITEALGKPLLEGSENIGLWPSQIPGLKFEWRQWSFSANCYLRFGSTMWNLMSNNTNKDGSGIFDVRAKVFFEGNNAGEWVAYPQNPLTTTPSEGGAPYDLDKRSKVWGDKGAGCIYSPFNFYFEKDMTSIPELMLTAAQVHLLKAEAYNRGLGVTANPALAKVEYDKAIAASVNMWKGIAFNSSDWTVNKPASATATAAELTAITTNPKTAYDLANAANALRQIYAQFWIDAFRQPWDAWTLLRRTGGKTPMSPDNTAYYTKNFASYTRFVYPQEEFNFNFENWRAETNSNDVSSTKLWIMP, encoded by the coding sequence ATGAAATACGTTCAACATATATCGAAAATATGCCTGTTTGCGGGAGTGTTGGTTTTTGCATCCTGTAAAAAGAATTTCGAAACGATCAATACTCCGCCCGTTGAGGCTACGAACGCTTCCACGCCAGAGATGTTCAACGCCGTGATCAGTTCCCTGCCGCTCGATGCCGGTGAACAATCCGTACTGCATGCCTGGATATATCCCGTCACGCAGCAGGCCATCATCACGTCAGGCTCTTATCCTTACGAAAATGCGATCAACGGCTTATGGGCCAATTATTACGGCGCCCTGGCCAACTTCCGCATGATCGAAGACCGCATCAGCAAAGAAGCCAACCCGGCTTCCATGAACAACGTGTACGCGATGCTCAAAACCGTGATGGCGTACAAGACCATCAAAATGACCAACTACTTCGGCAGCATGCCGTATAAGGAGGCCGGTTACGCCGCCATCAAAAAAGCGGCGGGCTATAAAGTGCCGTACGACAAACAGCAGGATATCTACGCGGCAGTGCTGACGGACCTGAAATGGGCGGTAGACAACCTGAGCACAGCTGCCGGCCAGTACACCGTAGGCAACTATGAGACGCTGCTGAAAAACAATATCCCCCTGTGGATCAAGTTCGCGAACAGTTTGCGTTTGCAGGTGGCCATCACCATGTACGACAAGAACACCACGCTGGCCGCCACGCACATCACGGAAGCGCTGGGCAAACCCCTGCTGGAAGGCAGCGAGAATATCGGTTTGTGGCCTTCGCAGATCCCGGGCCTGAAGTTCGAATGGCGCCAGTGGTCTTTCTCCGCCAACTGTTACCTGCGTTTCGGTTCAACGATGTGGAACCTGATGTCGAACAACACGAACAAAGACGGCAGCGGTATTTTCGACGTGCGGGCGAAAGTGTTCTTTGAAGGCAACAATGCCGGCGAATGGGTGGCCTATCCGCAGAACCCCCTCACCACCACACCGTCTGAAGGCGGCGCACCGTACGATCTGGACAAGCGCAGCAAGGTATGGGGCGATAAAGGAGCGGGCTGTATCTATTCTCCTTTCAACTTCTATTTTGAAAAGGACATGACCTCCATTCCGGAGCTGATGCTCACCGCCGCGCAGGTACACCTGCTGAAAGCGGAAGCCTATAACCGTGGCCTGGGCGTTACCGCCAACCCGGCGCTGGCAAAAGTGGAATATGATAAAGCTATTGCGGCTTCGGTGAATATGTGGAAAGGGATTGCATTCAACTCTTCCGACTGGACGGTGAACAAGCCGGCTTCCGCCACCGCTACCGCAGCGGAGCTCACAGCCATCACCACCAACCCGAAAACGGCTTACGATCTGGCCAATGCGGCCAACGCCCTGCGCCAGATCTATGCGCAATTCTGGATAGACGCGTTCCGCCAGCCCTGGGACGCCTGGACGCTGCTGCGCAGAACAGGCGGTAAAACACCCATGTCGCCAGACAATACCGCGTACTATACCAAAAACTTCGCGAGCTATACACGTTTCGTATATCCGCAGGAAGAATTCAACTTCAACTTCGAAAACTGGAGGGCGGAAACGAACTCTAACGACGTGTCGTCTACCAAACTCTGGATCATGCCATAA
- a CDS encoding amidohydrolase family protein, with the protein MLRTSLLLPLLLFACIFLGSRPPGVDPARLLLKDVNLIDGTGAAAKPHMDLLIENGVIVAIGKNLSGDNASIVTLTGKTIMPALISAHVHVGTLNGTTASAEHYTKPNILRQLKLYQDYGVLQLLVMGTDRPLLFENGFYDSSLNGSLPGARYHSAGFGFAAPGGTPPPVNGMDRVNRPANAEQARRQVDTLAGLHVKTIKMWVDNLGSTTPRLQPEVCRALIDAAHRNGMLAAAHLFYREDARRLVADRLDIIAHSIRDQEVDDALLRDMKARNIIYIPTLALDKFAYSYGDTPPWLNDPFFKQSLEPGTHDMISAPAYRQQMKTSPAYQRSKTAHQVALKNVYRIHKAGILVALGTDSGASAIRAQGFSEHLELELLVEAGLTPLEAITAGTLNAARALRVDRQYGTLEKGKVADLLILYSDPSFSVANTRNIAAVYKAGREVSKGPFAGADVTASGLLQPLYTLPLRSVFFYCRSVASYVDTTVIFRRRLHF; encoded by the coding sequence ATGTTACGGACCTCACTGTTATTGCCCCTTCTTTTGTTTGCCTGCATTTTCCTCGGAAGCAGGCCGCCGGGTGTTGATCCTGCCAGACTGTTGCTCAAAGACGTGAATCTGATCGACGGCACTGGCGCCGCTGCCAAACCGCACATGGATCTACTGATAGAGAACGGCGTCATAGTGGCCATCGGTAAAAACCTCAGCGGCGATAATGCTAGCATTGTTACGCTTACCGGCAAAACCATCATGCCGGCGCTGATCAGCGCGCATGTGCATGTGGGCACGCTCAATGGTACCACCGCCAGTGCGGAGCATTATACAAAACCAAACATCCTGCGGCAGCTGAAACTTTATCAGGATTACGGTGTGCTACAACTGCTGGTGATGGGGACCGACCGGCCGCTGCTATTTGAAAACGGGTTTTATGATTCCTCCCTGAACGGCTCCCTGCCCGGTGCGCGGTATCATTCCGCCGGTTTCGGGTTTGCAGCGCCGGGTGGTACACCGCCGCCGGTGAATGGGATGGACCGGGTCAATCGTCCCGCGAATGCCGAACAGGCGCGACGGCAGGTGGACACGCTGGCGGGCCTGCATGTCAAAACCATCAAAATGTGGGTGGACAATCTGGGCAGCACTACCCCGCGCCTGCAACCTGAGGTATGCCGGGCGCTCATCGACGCGGCGCATCGCAACGGCATGCTGGCTGCAGCGCACTTATTTTACCGTGAAGATGCACGGCGGCTGGTGGCCGATCGCCTAGATATCATCGCCCACAGCATCCGCGATCAGGAAGTGGATGATGCGCTGCTGAGGGATATGAAAGCCAGGAACATCATTTACATTCCCACCCTTGCCCTCGACAAATTTGCATACAGTTATGGCGACACACCTCCCTGGCTCAACGATCCCTTCTTTAAGCAATCGCTGGAGCCGGGCACACACGACATGATTTCCGCCCCGGCGTACCGGCAGCAAATGAAAACATCGCCTGCTTACCAGCGAAGCAAAACCGCCCACCAGGTGGCGCTGAAAAACGTGTACCGCATTCATAAGGCGGGCATCCTGGTTGCATTGGGCACCGACTCCGGCGCGAGCGCCATCCGGGCGCAGGGGTTTTCAGAGCATCTTGAACTGGAATTGCTGGTGGAGGCGGGACTCACCCCGTTAGAAGCCATTACGGCCGGAACATTGAACGCCGCACGCGCGTTGAGAGTTGACCGGCAGTATGGTACGCTCGAAAAAGGGAAGGTGGCGGATTTGCTCATCTTATACTCGGATCCTTCTTTCAGTGTTGCCAATACGCGCAATATCGCAGCCGTGTATAAAGCCGGGAGGGAAGTGAGCAAGGGGCCATTCGCAGGAGCGGATGTAACTGCATCCGGCTTACTTCAGCCCCTTTATACATTACCGCTGCGCTCCGTCTTTTTTTATTGCAGGAGCGTGGCGTCTTATGTTGATACAACTGTCATTTTTCGCAGGAGGCTTCATTTCTAG
- a CDS encoding carbohydrate kinase family protein, with translation MQTTPSIVCFGELLWDVLPTGALPGGAPMNVAYHLKQLGMQPSLITRVGADERGQELIRIVEQHGINAAGIQKDEQTPTGIVLAQPGENHEMHYDIVIPSAWDHIAYSTELAQQVRQAGYFIFGSLAARHPDSQATLFRLLDTPAVKVLDINLRPPHYTRATLEALLQKADILKMNLSELELVSSWYGNAATLADKITLLQQRFGLSTVIVTMGGDGAAVYSNNTLHQHPGYKVQVADTVGSGDAFLAAYLSGVLRQSPPAETLAFASALGALVASKTGAWPAYGPEDIDLIKR, from the coding sequence ATGCAAACAACACCATCGATCGTATGTTTCGGCGAACTGCTCTGGGATGTATTGCCCACCGGTGCTTTGCCCGGCGGCGCGCCCATGAACGTGGCGTACCATCTTAAACAACTGGGCATGCAGCCTTCGCTGATCACCCGTGTGGGCGCCGATGAGCGCGGGCAGGAACTGATCCGCATCGTGGAACAGCACGGCATCAACGCCGCCGGCATTCAAAAAGACGAACAGACACCCACCGGCATCGTACTGGCACAGCCCGGCGAAAATCATGAAATGCATTACGACATCGTGATCCCTTCCGCCTGGGATCACATCGCTTACAGCACGGAGCTGGCGCAACAGGTGCGGCAGGCCGGTTATTTCATTTTCGGCAGCCTCGCCGCCCGCCACCCCGATTCGCAGGCCACGCTCTTCCGCCTGCTCGATACGCCGGCCGTGAAGGTGCTCGACATCAACCTGCGCCCGCCCCACTATACCCGTGCCACCCTGGAAGCGCTGCTGCAAAAAGCCGACATTCTCAAGATGAACCTTTCCGAACTGGAGCTGGTGAGCAGCTGGTATGGCAACGCCGCTACGCTGGCGGATAAGATCACCCTGCTGCAGCAACGGTTCGGTTTATCCACTGTTATCGTTACCATGGGCGGCGATGGCGCGGCGGTGTACAGCAACAACACCCTGCACCAACATCCCGGCTATAAAGTACAGGTAGCAGATACCGTGGGCAGCGGCGACGCGTTCCTCGCAGCCTATCTTTCCGGTGTGCTGCGGCAATCGCCGCCGGCCGAAACACTGGCTTTCGCATCAGCGCTCGGTGCCCTGGTGGCCTCTAAAACAGGCGCCTGGCCGGCTTACGGGCCGGAAGACATTGACCTCATCAAACGATAG
- a CDS encoding ROK family transcriptional regulator encodes MKKYEQYKRLILREFYYTNILSATELSERIGKSLPLIIRTVNNLVKENILQESGYAPSSGGRRPIIYTINKKALYILSVSMDQLVTRVSLMDLENRHITGIEKFELPLKDNPDVLQNLSRKLLEVVKRSGVSKSKIAGIGIGMPGFIDVEKGMNYSFPMQDGSGQTIVEYLSEATRLPVYIDNDSSVIALAEYRFGNAQQKNNSMVINIGWGVGLGMILNGQLFRGNNGFAGEFSHLPLFNNNKLCSCGKSGCLETETSLLVLLEKAAAGVKAGKTTALPKHFPDGDIEKDCERIMQAAAKGDKFCVELLAAIGYNIGRGIAILIHLLNPQSVILSGRGSLAGKLWMAPVQQALNEHCIPRLADNTAVEVSQLGYEAELIGSAALVMENYVN; translated from the coding sequence ATGAAAAAATACGAGCAATACAAACGCTTAATTCTTCGAGAGTTCTACTACACCAATATTCTGTCGGCAACTGAGCTGAGCGAGCGGATAGGAAAGAGTTTGCCTTTGATCATACGGACCGTGAATAACCTAGTGAAGGAGAATATTTTGCAGGAATCCGGTTATGCACCTTCCAGCGGCGGACGCCGCCCCATTATTTATACCATTAATAAAAAAGCACTGTACATATTGTCGGTGTCCATGGACCAGCTTGTAACGCGTGTATCGCTGATGGACCTGGAAAACCGCCACATCACAGGGATTGAGAAGTTCGAACTGCCGCTGAAAGATAACCCTGACGTACTTCAGAACCTGTCCCGGAAGCTCCTTGAAGTAGTGAAGCGCTCCGGGGTCAGCAAATCGAAAATAGCCGGTATCGGCATCGGGATGCCGGGGTTTATAGATGTGGAAAAGGGAATGAATTATTCTTTCCCCATGCAGGACGGCAGCGGGCAGACGATCGTGGAATACCTTTCGGAGGCCACCAGGCTGCCGGTGTATATCGATAACGATTCAAGCGTCATCGCCCTGGCGGAGTACCGCTTCGGCAACGCGCAGCAGAAGAATAACAGCATGGTGATCAACATCGGCTGGGGCGTAGGGTTGGGCATGATCCTGAACGGGCAGTTGTTCCGCGGGAACAACGGGTTTGCCGGGGAGTTCAGCCACCTGCCGCTTTTCAACAACAACAAATTATGCAGCTGCGGAAAGAGCGGCTGCCTCGAAACAGAAACCTCGCTGCTGGTACTTTTGGAAAAAGCGGCGGCAGGCGTGAAAGCGGGCAAAACCACCGCATTGCCGAAACACTTCCCCGACGGTGACATTGAAAAAGATTGCGAGCGCATTATGCAGGCGGCGGCGAAAGGGGACAAGTTCTGTGTGGAACTGCTGGCAGCCATCGGCTACAACATCGGCCGGGGCATCGCCATCCTGATTCACCTGCTCAACCCCCAATCGGTGATTCTCAGCGGCAGGGGCTCTTTGGCTGGCAAGCTGTGGATGGCACCCGTGCAGCAGGCATTGAACGAACATTGTATCCCCCGCCTGGCAGACAATACGGCGGTAGAAGTATCGCAACTGGGTTATGAAGCGGAATTGATCGGATCTGCCGCATTGGTCATGGAGAATTACGTCAACTAA
- a CDS encoding chloramphenicol acetyltransferase → MKREINIAVWERADQFRFFSSFTEPFFGVTVRIDCTQAYRYAKENNLSFFLVYLYQALKAANRTEAFRYRITDGRVFLFDQVHASPTINRPNGTFGFAYMDFHEGEAEFYAAAQQEIDAVQQSTGLIPAVAGENVIHFSAVPWLDFTSLSHARNYHFPDSCPKISFGKVTEENGVKTMPVSVHVHHALADGFHVGQFVETFQEGMKGL, encoded by the coding sequence ATGAAACGGGAAATAAACATCGCTGTCTGGGAACGCGCCGACCAGTTCCGGTTTTTCTCTTCATTCACCGAACCGTTTTTCGGCGTCACCGTGCGGATCGACTGTACGCAGGCCTACCGCTACGCTAAGGAAAACAACCTTTCTTTTTTCCTCGTATACCTGTACCAGGCGCTGAAAGCGGCCAACCGGACGGAAGCGTTCCGGTACCGCATCACGGACGGGAGGGTATTCCTGTTCGACCAGGTGCACGCTTCGCCCACCATCAACCGGCCGAACGGCACCTTCGGGTTTGCCTATATGGACTTCCATGAGGGTGAGGCGGAGTTTTACGCAGCGGCGCAACAGGAGATCGATGCGGTGCAGCAAAGCACTGGCCTGATACCGGCCGTGGCGGGGGAAAACGTCATCCATTTCTCCGCCGTTCCATGGCTCGATTTCACCAGCCTCTCCCATGCGCGCAACTACCATTTCCCCGACAGCTGCCCTAAAATATCGTTCGGCAAAGTGACGGAAGAAAACGGCGTTAAGACGATGCCCGTTTCCGTGCATGTGCACCATGCGCTGGCAGACGGGTTCCATGTGGGGCAGTTTGTGGAGACGTTCCAGGAAGGGATGAAAGGGCTCTGA
- a CDS encoding SusC/RagA family TonB-linked outer membrane protein, translating into MNRCKLLLWAIPLLLMSNATLFAQVKRTITGIVRSADGNPVPFTTVHVKGTTVGTVADGNGAYSIVVDKADAVLVFSSVGFSNREVPVGEGNVLNAQLDPAVAMNEIVVTAMGIKREAKSIGYSAQKVSSVEITKAAAPDIASGLMGKSAGLNITPNNGVQGGSSRIVIRGNNSILGNNQPLIVMDGIQVQNDPVGGSAQTAATSIDNPKDWGSFLNFINPDEIDDITVLKGATAAALYGARGANGVILITSKKGAKRKGIGVDYNYSSVWTKAYRFQDVQNEYGYGGSNSMWSAVPEFPKTTSGELRYPGNYPWDGQPAGDKYQAAGAIPGGYSTWDIFSWYGPAASWGRKLDGTQIIWWDGVKRTWSPQPDNREAFFRTGNTQTHNLSFNGGGDFGTIRVGLTHVGNTSVQPNSNYKQNNVNLGSNLNISRKLKAEINASYTNYTRLNTPDVGSENGWSKFMIHGMSRDYRPLEFTSYKNADGSKNIFNETSPLGFYPYNNNAFKDLFWNLYEHNQHLTRNQLLGSVRLSADVTDWLNVSGRTSLNYANTSIESKYTPIDAIGVRGQYGLEQVRNQDVNFELFTTLHKDKLFGERINASLLIGNSALKSRMSGNSQWNNGEKTAFSVPHKYFLANTTGTLDLPKQTFADYNLNSLFGVLDLSYNDYLFLQLTGRNDWSSTLPVKTSSYFFPSASLSFVFTEAFKMNASWLTYGKLKVSAAQSANGATPYQTTYTYNSRVISNYLNVDANSAPTTFGGLTVRRLQPNLPPADLLVPQRNTSYEVGLEMGFLQNRLNAELTYYQAKATSQIMSGSLAWSAGANAITFNSGELSNKGFEFIIRATPIAGRDFRWNLALNGAHNTNKVVSLAEGIDKYLLQDLWGNNGVQMYVKVGENYGTIYGYDYTYKDGKKVVKQVLDKNNANNVVGTQYVTTDDPVPIGNATPKLTGGLSNTFSYKNFSLYVLTDFKLGGDIYSADYAAAIGMGLSPSTLRERNGGGLPYTYPDGSKANHGVILDGVFADGKPNTDVVHYMYKYAAVSQGWSNVKMPRSEGVFENSWAKLRELTLTYSLPQHIVKRTRIFQGLDISLVGRNLFYLYSSLPDNLNPEAINGIGNGQGIQWAQYPPMRDFGFSIKTRL; encoded by the coding sequence ATGAACAGATGCAAACTGCTCTTGTGGGCAATCCCCCTATTGCTCATGAGTAACGCCACGCTATTCGCCCAGGTGAAACGCACTATCACGGGCATCGTCAGAAGCGCTGACGGTAATCCTGTCCCCTTTACTACCGTACACGTCAAAGGCACTACCGTCGGCACCGTTGCAGACGGCAACGGCGCCTACAGCATTGTGGTGGATAAAGCGGACGCGGTGCTGGTATTCAGCTCCGTCGGTTTTTCCAACCGAGAAGTGCCTGTGGGCGAAGGCAATGTGCTGAACGCACAGCTCGACCCGGCAGTGGCCATGAATGAAATCGTGGTGACGGCCATGGGTATCAAGCGGGAAGCGAAATCGATCGGCTACTCGGCCCAGAAGGTGAGCAGCGTGGAAATCACGAAAGCTGCCGCGCCGGATATCGCTTCGGGCCTCATGGGTAAATCCGCCGGCCTGAACATCACACCCAACAATGGCGTGCAGGGCGGGTCCAGCCGTATCGTGATCAGGGGCAACAACAGCATCCTCGGCAACAACCAGCCGCTGATCGTCATGGACGGCATCCAGGTGCAGAACGACCCGGTGGGTGGCTCCGCGCAAACAGCCGCTACGAGCATCGATAATCCGAAAGACTGGGGCTCCTTTCTCAACTTCATCAACCCGGACGAAATCGACGATATTACCGTGCTCAAAGGCGCGACGGCTGCAGCCCTTTACGGCGCCCGCGGCGCCAACGGCGTGATCCTCATCACCAGCAAAAAAGGCGCGAAACGGAAAGGCATCGGCGTGGACTATAATTATTCTTCGGTGTGGACCAAAGCCTACCGCTTCCAGGACGTACAGAACGAATACGGCTACGGCGGCTCCAATTCCATGTGGTCTGCCGTTCCCGAGTTCCCGAAAACCACTTCCGGCGAGCTGCGTTACCCCGGTAACTACCCCTGGGACGGCCAGCCCGCAGGCGATAAATACCAGGCGGCCGGCGCCATTCCGGGCGGCTATTCCACCTGGGATATCTTCAGCTGGTACGGTCCCGCCGCTTCATGGGGCCGCAAGCTCGACGGTACGCAAATCATCTGGTGGGACGGTGTGAAACGCACCTGGTCGCCCCAGCCCGATAACCGCGAAGCGTTCTTCCGCACTGGCAACACGCAGACGCATAACCTGTCGTTCAACGGCGGCGGCGACTTCGGCACCATCCGCGTGGGCCTCACCCACGTCGGCAACACCTCGGTGCAGCCCAACAGCAACTATAAACAGAACAACGTCAACCTCGGCTCCAATCTTAACATCTCCCGCAAACTGAAAGCGGAGATCAACGCGAGCTATACCAACTATACGCGTCTCAACACGCCGGACGTAGGCTCTGAAAACGGGTGGAGCAAATTCATGATCCACGGTATGTCCAGAGACTACCGCCCGCTGGAGTTCACGAGCTATAAAAACGCAGACGGCAGCAAGAACATCTTCAACGAAACTTCGCCGCTGGGTTTTTATCCCTACAACAACAACGCGTTCAAAGACCTCTTCTGGAACCTCTACGAACATAACCAGCACCTGACCCGTAACCAGTTACTGGGCTCGGTGAGGTTGTCGGCGGATGTGACCGACTGGCTGAACGTATCGGGCAGAACCTCGCTGAACTACGCGAACACTTCCATCGAAAGCAAATACACGCCCATCGATGCCATCGGCGTACGCGGCCAGTACGGTCTGGAGCAGGTGCGCAACCAGGATGTGAACTTCGAACTGTTCACTACCCTGCATAAAGACAAACTCTTCGGCGAGCGCATCAACGCCAGCCTGCTGATCGGTAACAGTGCGCTGAAAAGCCGCATGAGCGGCAACAGCCAGTGGAACAACGGGGAGAAAACAGCGTTCTCCGTACCGCATAAATATTTCCTCGCCAACACTACCGGTACGCTCGACCTGCCGAAACAGACCTTTGCAGATTACAATCTCAACTCTTTGTTCGGCGTGCTCGACCTGTCGTACAACGATTACCTCTTCCTGCAGCTGACCGGCCGTAACGACTGGTCGTCTACCCTGCCGGTGAAAACATCGTCTTATTTCTTCCCCTCCGCGAGCCTGAGCTTCGTGTTCACGGAAGCATTTAAAATGAATGCCAGCTGGCTTACGTACGGTAAACTGAAAGTGTCTGCCGCACAAAGCGCCAACGGCGCGACGCCTTACCAGACCACCTATACGTATAACTCGAGGGTGATTTCCAATTACCTGAATGTGGATGCGAACAGCGCACCCACCACCTTCGGCGGTTTGACGGTAAGAAGGCTGCAGCCCAACCTGCCGCCGGCCGACCTGCTGGTGCCGCAACGCAACACTTCTTATGAAGTGGGCCTCGAAATGGGCTTCCTGCAAAACAGGCTGAATGCCGAGCTGACCTACTACCAGGCTAAAGCCACCAGCCAGATCATGAGCGGTTCGCTCGCATGGTCTGCCGGTGCGAACGCCATCACGTTCAACAGCGGCGAATTGTCCAACAAAGGTTTTGAGTTCATCATCCGCGCTACACCCATCGCCGGCCGTGATTTCCGCTGGAACCTGGCGCTCAACGGCGCGCACAACACCAATAAAGTGGTATCGCTGGCGGAAGGGATCGACAAATACCTGCTGCAGGACCTGTGGGGTAACAACGGTGTGCAGATGTACGTGAAAGTGGGAGAGAACTACGGTACCATTTACGGCTACGACTATACTTACAAAGACGGGAAGAAAGTGGTGAAACAGGTGCTGGATAAAAACAACGCGAACAACGTGGTAGGTACACAATATGTGACCACCGACGATCCCGTTCCCATCGGCAATGCCACGCCGAAACTGACCGGCGGTTTGAGCAATACCTTCAGCTACAAAAATTTCAGCCTGTATGTGCTTACCGACTTTAAACTGGGCGGCGACATTTACTCCGCCGACTACGCTGCGGCCATCGGTATGGGCTTATCGCCCTCCACGCTGCGCGAGCGTAACGGCGGCGGCCTGCCTTACACCTATCCCGACGGTTCCAAAGCCAACCATGGCGTGATCCTCGACGGGGTGTTCGCAGACGGAAAACCGAATACGGACGTTGTGCATTACATGTATAAATACGCCGCCGTATCGCAGGGCTGGTCGAACGTAAAAATGCCGCGGAGCGAAGGCGTTTTCGAAAACTCCTGGGCCAAACTGCGTGAGCTGACGCTGACTTACAGCCTGCCGCAGCACATCGTAAAACGTACACGCATCTTCCAGGGACTGGACATTTCACTCGTAGGGCGCAACCTGTTTTACCTGTACTCCTCCCTGCCGGATAACCTGAACCCCGAAGCCATCAACGGCATCGGCAACGGTCAGGGCATCCAGTGGGCACAGTATCCGCCCATGCGTGATTTCGGTTTCTCCATTAAAACCAGGCTCTAA
- a CDS encoding HAD family hydrolase codes for MNDKIKIIAFDADDTLWVNEPYFQETEKAFCALLEDYLPHHSVSQELYKTEMTNLHLYGYGVKGFMLCMIETIHRVTQGTANLRLVEEAIRLGQELLQKPIELLDGVEEVLGALKGKYRLVMATKGDLLDQERKLKKSGLQHYFHHIEIMSDKQVADYRKLLKHLDCAPENFLMLGNSIKSDVLPVLELNSHAAHIPYHTTWVHEVHEHRLEHPNFLELERISDILNHLGT; via the coding sequence ATGAACGACAAAATTAAAATCATCGCCTTCGATGCGGACGACACCCTGTGGGTCAACGAACCTTACTTCCAGGAAACGGAAAAAGCGTTCTGCGCCCTGCTGGAAGACTATCTTCCCCACCACTCCGTATCGCAGGAGCTGTATAAAACCGAAATGACCAACCTGCACCTGTATGGGTACGGCGTGAAAGGATTCATGCTCTGCATGATCGAAACCATTCACCGCGTTACACAGGGCACGGCGAACCTCAGGCTGGTGGAAGAAGCCATCCGTCTCGGACAGGAACTGCTGCAAAAACCCATCGAGCTGCTCGACGGTGTGGAAGAAGTGCTCGGCGCCCTGAAAGGCAAATACCGCCTGGTGATGGCCACCAAAGGCGATCTGCTCGACCAGGAAAGGAAACTGAAAAAATCGGGGCTGCAGCATTATTTCCATCATATCGAAATCATGTCGGACAAACAGGTGGCGGATTACCGCAAGCTGCTCAAGCACCTCGACTGTGCCCCGGAAAACTTCCTCATGCTGGGCAATTCCATCAAATCGGATGTGCTGCCCGTACTCGAGTTGAACAGCCATGCCGCGCATATCCCCTATCATACCACCTGGGTACACGAAGTACATGAACATCGGCTGGAACACCCGAATTTCCTCGAACTGGAAAGGATCTCCGACATTTTAAACCATCTCGGCACATGA